TCGACCTCAAGGCTATTACGGAAGATGATAAACTTTTTATAGCACTTGAGGCAGAACATCCGGAAGCTGCAATTTATTATACAACCGATGGGAGTATGCCTTCTAGCTCAAGCAATCGATATGATAAGCCTTTTGAAGCAAGTCATTCTATGACCATAAAAACGATTATGGTTATCAAGGGGCAGGTTATGAATAAAAAAACTGCCGAACAGTCTTTTACATTCAATAAGGCCACTGGAAAAGCGGTTGCTTATGACAATGCTTTTAGCTGCGCTTATCCTGCAAACGGTGCCAATACATTAACCGATGGGCGTCGGGGAACGCAAAATATTGATAAGCACTGGCATGGATTTAATGGCAACGATTTGGTTGCCACTATTGACCTGGAGAAAAGCACTTGTGTCAGCACTATTAGTTTAGGCTTTTTTCAAGATTGGCGACAATGGATATTCCTGCCGCAATGGGTGAAATTTGAAGTATCTCAAGATGGAATTAATTTCAAGGAAGTAAAAACAGTATTAAATACAATTCCGCCATCAGATAAAGCGAGCCAGATAAAAGATTTTACAGCCAAATTTGCACAGCATAATGTAAAAGCTGTCCGCATAACGGCAAAAAACCTGGAAAAATGCCCTTCAGGCCACCCAGGAGAAAAGGAATCTGCTTGGTTATTTGCAGACGAAATTCTGATAGAATAGGAAATGTTGGGCGCATTAAAATTTAACAGTAGTTGCTCTTATCACTAATCAAATGTCATTTTTTATTATTATTTTATTTTTCAAATTCTAATTTTATAAGCAGCTTTATTGCGGCACGTGTTTTTATGGCATTTCCTTTTTGTTTTTTAGTAATTTTAAATTTAATTATATGTAAAATGAAAAAATTGCTATTTAAAGATGCTCTAATTTGGCTAACTTCGTTTTTTAATGGTGATAATCCGTCTTGGCCATCTGGCTCAATTTTAGCCAAAAAGGGGATTTTTACACAAAGCGGTGGTAGAGCCTATTGCGAAGACATGGTATATAACGATAAAATTGTGAGAGTCATTGGAAAGGATTATGTGATTGCATACACTTTAAAAAAGGATTTAAATATAAAAACGGAAGAGTGCAATAGGAATGGGGATCTGGATATTGTAAAAGAGTATCATTATGCCAAAGGCAGACTTGCCGCCTTAACAATTAAAAAAACGGAATTGTCATTTTATTCGAAAATTAAATTTGTTCATAATTTCGACGGAACTGTTTCTTACAAAGATTTAAGGCTTAACTCCTCAACCAACACTAAGGATGATAGGGGATACGTTGGGAAATTTATATTTAAGGATGGAAATCTGATTCAAAAACTATATTCATATTACGAACACGAAGGATCTATAGTATATGATTATGATGTGAAAAATAATCCTTTTAAAAATGTTGCAGGCTTTGATTTCCTGTTAGATATTGATATGCCTCAAAGCTAGCTTGACAGCATAATAAAAAAAACTCACACTTCGGGATCTGAGACTAATATTCGGACTTACATTACCCCCTCTGACTATGAATATGATGCGAATGATTATGTGATAAAGGAAGTTGCAACTTATCAAAGTGCAAGCGAAAGGTTAACTGAAAACGGATCAATACAGATATTAGAATGGTTTTGCTAAATAATCTATACGATTGATTAGGGAACATGCTTAATTTGCATCTGTAAAAAAGATTTTTGCAGGCGTCTTCTAATTTATAGGCTCTCATTTTGATTTCTATCTGTTCATGCATTTGGCCAGCAGCTCAGCAGATGATTTGAATAATGAAGCCTAAGTTCATTATATATCTACGGCCTGCATTGTAATTTTGTTTTTAAAATCTCTTTTATGCTTATGCTTGCCAATCATAAACCGCTATTTAAAATTGCATTTGTTCTTTCAGCTACTGCATTTTACAAGACCAGAGTTTAGAAAGGATACGGAGAAAGACAGCAATCTGCACTATTTTCACCATAGAAAAAGAAATAAGACAAAAGACTTTTTGCATTTTGATAATTTTGAAGAAAACCAAAATGGCAGATAGACTTTTAATCTACGGCAGAACCCTGTAATCTGTCTTTTTTAAGTTTTATATAATTGGAATCCAAACTGCTAGGAGGCGGCTATAATTAATTTTCGTCTGTCCAAAATAACTTATGCAGGATTCTGATATAAACTCAGATTGATTGAATATTCTTATAAATCAGCTTAACTTTCTGCTTCAAAACCAAGTGACAGCTCCAGTTAAAATTCTCTTCAACTTTTGCAATAGAAAAAGTGCCAAGCCCATAACAATTGGCTGTGGTTGTGCAAGTGATCAATAAGGGAGAACAGCCAAAATCAATTGATTCCCAAACTTTTTGACGAAATTAAATAAGGTATTATAGTTATCTTTATCCTTAAAATAAGGGGCTGATTTGCCAGAGTCAGACCTGCTTTAGTACATACGTCCAGCAGCATTTCCCATTGCAACTGCTGCCATTCCGGCTCCTTGGGCTGCTGTGCCCATCGCTGAAGTTGAAGAGTTGTTGAATATATGGGTCACTTTTTGCGCCAATGCGCGGCCACCTCCGGCATAACAATGTAATTTGCTAGAGAGGGAACAGTGAAATAACCCGCAATACCATAATCATAAATACTAAATACGCTCAATGGCTTCCTTTAGTGTCGGAATTGAATTTATTGAAAGGGTTTTTAGTTCCGATTTTTTCAAAAGTTGTTCATACTGTCTTTGCTTCTAATTTCCATTTTTTGTATATCAAAACCGTCGTTTTTTTTGTATTTGGCCCAAACCGTAATTATTGCAATTTTCCTGTTGTTCAAGTTTAGCGCAAGTCTTTTTTCTTTTTTTTTCTTTTTATAGGACTTTTTTATGTTTAATTCATGGTTTTATTTATTCTAATCTTAATATTTTTGCACGCTTTTTAAAAGATAAAGCATTTTTTTCTTGTATTTATTATCTCGTTTTACTTAACTGTAACTATTTGTTTTTTTTAATTTATTTGTCCTTAAATTTTGAATTAACTATAAGATGGTGATTATCTTTTTTGCAAAGAATAAATTTATATTTTTTTAAGCGCTCAATATTTTAAATAATTATGTATGAAATTAAAATTTTTACTTTTGTTTTTTTTGTTAAACGTATGTGCTTATTCACAAAATTCTGGTATTGGAACTTCCAGTCCCAATGCTTCTTCCAAACTTGAAGTTTTTTCGTTGGATAAAGGTTTGCTTATTCCTCGTGTTAGTTTAAAGAGTACATTAGATACAGTTACGATTGCTAACGGTAATGTAAATAGTCTTCTTGTTTTTAATACGCAGACTGTTGGAGATGTTAGTCCTGGTTACTATTATTGGTATACTGACAGATGGAACAGGCTTACAACATCGTCAAATAACGGGCTTATAACAACAAATGGGGTTGTTGAGTTGGGAGGAACTTTAACAAAACCTACGGTAATCACTGCAAGTGCTTCAAATACATTGGCGGTTGCTGGTTTGTCTACTGGTTCTTCGAGCGATCAGGTTTTGGTAAGTGATGCTACAACGGGGGTTGTAAAAAAAATCGCATCAGCTAGTTTAATTCCAGCTACTACTGTAGATGCTACTGTTTTAAATGGCGCTCTGACAACAACAGTAAATGAGATATCCGATTCCACTCCTGTAAATGTTTTAACATCGTCAAATAATGGTGTTACTTCAATAAATGGAGTTGCTGAATTGGGAGGAACTTTAACAAAACCTACGGTAATCACTGCAAGTGCCACAAATACACTAGCGATTCCAGGTTTGTCTATTGGTTCTTTTAGCGATCAGGTTTTGGTAACTGATGCTACAACCGGGGTTGTAAAAAAAATCGCATCAGCAAGTATTGATACAACATTGGATGGCTTTATAGATTATCCAAGTAAAGGGCTAGTCGCACTAGGAACTATGTCAGACGGCAAAAGTGAAAGAGGTCAAGGAAATGATTTTGTTATATTAGATGATGCAAGTACCGGTATTGGTACAGGAACACCAAACCAAAGTGCTATCTTAGAATTGAAATCCAATACAAGAGGCTTTTTGCCTCCAAAATTGACAAAAAGTGAAAGAGATCAAATAAATAATCCGGCTACTAGCTTAGTAATTTATTGCACGAATTGTAATAATGAGCAAGGATGTTTGCAGGTAAACGACGGTACGGCTGATCTTCCTGTTTGGAATTGTGTAAGTGGAATCCCTCAACAAAATGTAACTGCTGTATGCAATGGCTTTGTGTCAGGGAATTATGTTGCGGGTTCTGCATTATCTGGAACTTATACTGTCTCTATTGGAAATAATAGTTTTTCCAGTGCGACTATAGCTTTTGATAAATCTGATTTGACACTTTCTGGAGTATCCGGAGTAACTGTAAGTTCTGTATCGCCAACATCAGTTACTATTTTAGCAGGAGAAACAAAAGTTATTACTTATAATTTAAGCGGAATGATTGGTTCTGCCGGTACATTGTCAGGTTTTTGGAAAAAGTTAACGCTTAGCTGTTCTAAAGAAAAAACGGTAACCTACCCAGATGCTATTTTTAACTGTAACGCAACAAATATTTTATCTAACGATTATAGTTTGGTTAATGGGAAATCCTACACAGGATCAATAACAATTCCTTACACGGTAAATGTTTCCGGAGGAACATATAGTGCCCAGACAATTACTTCAAATGGTATTACCTTTACACGTAATGCAGGATCTTATAACGCTCCATCAGGAAATATTGTATACAATTTTTCTGGAACTTTTACAGGAAACACAAGCGAAATTTTTACAATAACTACTGATCTTGCTGCAGGTTCCTGTACAATATTTATTTTTGATGCTATTAGAGCAGCTATCGTCAAAGGTGGCAACACCAAAGATCTTTCCAAATATGATGCGGCAAGAACGCAAGATGTAATTAATGTTACTTCTGCTTCATATGATCAAATAGCAGCTATTACAAATGCGTCTAAAATTTTATCCTCTGACGGATTATTTAGTGGAAATCCTCCTAATGGTACTTCTGGTCAGAATGGAACGAGGCCCTTTCCGCCAGTTGCCTTTGATACCCAAAACTATTTTAAAGCAGGATCGTACTTTGTAGCTTTCAAGGTAAAAACAAAAGTTCCATCGTATTTTTCAAATATAAATTATTTAGGAACTAAAATTCAATTTAAAGACAGTTCTGATACAGGATTTAAAGATTATTGTAATCCTTTAACTAGCTTAAATGCTAGTAGTTATACTGAATATTATTTTGTTATTAAACAACCTCAAAATGCTATTCCTACAGACCCTACTTTAGGTGTTTTTAATCCTGCTTCCAATAATGATCTTATAGGGGGAGGAAATAATAGTGGTAATTTTCCTGCGTATTTGCAGGGAATAGAAGTGAGCAACAAGCAGTGGTAAGTCTTTTTTTAATAGATATACAATTTAATCCTAAACAATTCAAACCAAAAAGCAAGAGATGGCTTTTTGGTTTGAATTGTTATTTTCGCTTATATCTTGTAGTGAGACATGGTAGCTGGAAATAGTTAGGCAAGACAAAGGTTTTTTTGGATCTGATGCAAAACTTGGTTAGTAGGTAAAAATATTAGATAGATTAAATAAAAAGAAGTCTATATTTCTCACTTCGCTAAATGCTTTTATTTTTGCGTTGAAAGATTCAGCCGAAGCATTTCTGCTTCTGTTGTCAAAATAGTTTAAGGGGGAATTGGAATTAAAAGTTAGGGTTTTGAGTAATAAAACATTAAAAATTTTAAAGCTTACCCTCAATATTCCCGTACCAATGTGTTTTGTTATTGTAAACTCGTCGAAGTTGTTGATTTAGATTTATATGCTGTTTTTGTATCGGGATAATGCAAACTGCATTTATGCTCTTCCCTCTTTTATGCTGGGGCCGTTTTTTCACAAGATTGTGTAGCAGTTACTTACTTCTTGGTCGTAGCTGTTTAATAGATTTTCCGTTGGATAAAAGCTTAGGGATATTGTTTTGTTTTCTCTTTTTCCTGTAATATCAAGTGATTATCAGTATTCATAGCTTCCAATCGATGTTTGATTCTCATCTCTTGCAAGGTTTCCGGCGCTAACTTTTGACCATTTGCAATCCTGACGGCATTTGTACACCAAGATAGCTGTATTCCTGGTTCCTTGGATAATTGTGCTGTAGTTTAATTGGTTTAGCATATAAGCTTTTTTACTATCTTTCATTATTTATAGTTAAATATTATTTTAGGCATGTACGGTTTTTCCTGTATTTATTAAAAGAATATTATTTATGGAATCATTCAAAGGAGAAAGCATTATTGTTTTTTTGATATATTCAAAACAGATTTAGATTGTTTAAAAAATTTAGCGACGATAAAATGGAAAGGAGATTTTCGATGTTCAAAATGTTATCACAATAAATTTACGATTCGTAAACTAAATTTTGCTAGAAATTGTAATTTATGCCATCATGTTGAAAGTCCAACGGTTAATACTATTTTTTTACAAAGTAAAATTTGGCATTCGAAAAGCTTTTGGAATCGTCTTTGAAATGACTGCACTACAAAAAGCTTATCTTCATCTTCTTCACAAATGGCAAACGCTATTCGGAACTTGAAGCTAAATTGAAGTTATTGGAAAAACAAAAAACATTTCTGGAAGCAGGCGTATGTTGCTGATAAAAAAGCTATTATTTTCGATATGATGATTGATATGGCTGAAAAAGAATATCAAATTGACATCCGAAAAAAACTCACCACCCAAACAATCGACCATTTTAAAAAAGAACATCAACAAACAATAATGTTTGCCTGTGCTTTGTTTTGGAATAGACAGACAGGTTTATTATCGAAGAATAAAAAGAGCCAGCTCCAAACAGCGTGTGGCCTCAGAAGTTGTCGGCCTGGTTTTGAAAATTAGAAATGCAATGCCGAGAATTGGAGCAAAAAAAATTGTATTATCTTTTAAATGGGGAATTGAGTGAGCTTAAAATCGGCAGAGATAAATTTATCGACATACTTAGGGAAAATCTCATCTATTGATAATGCCAAAACGTTCTTATCACATAACAACAAACTCTCATCATAGGTTTAGAAAACACCAAAATCAAATGCTAGAACTGCGTATCCGCAGGCCGGATCATGTCTGGGTTATCTGACATAACCTATATTTGAAAAAGAGACAATCCATGCTACTTAAACCTAATAACAGAGGCCTGCTCTAAAAGGGTAATGGGTTTTAATGTAGCAGATAATATGAATCGCAGGTTTTAGGAAATTTCTAAATCTTCCGCTAATCCAGATTTTTTTCTATGATGGTAGATTTGGAGATTTCCGAAGCTTATTTGATTAGGGAATGTGTAATCATTTATAAAAGAAAGTAGTTAATTTATCTTATCAATTGCAAAAGCCTTATGCTTAAACTTGGATATATTATTTCGTATTAAAAATAAAGTACTTTATATTATCTAAACTAAAAGCTAATTGGCACGTGTTCTCTTTTTACTGATAAAGCAAAAAATGTGTTATCAAGGTTACTTTTCTTTTTTCAAAATCAGAGATGCAAGTGCTGTATTTTTGATGATCCTTTCCGGCTCACTTTGGATTATTTCCTGAATCTCAATTTTAATCCGCAGATAATTTTTCTGGACGATAACATTATCAATGCTTTGAATCATGGGGATTTCGTTATAAGCTGCTGTTTTTTTTTTATTCTTTCATGGTCGTTGATGATCTCGCAGTGATAGGTTTTAAGTTCCATGCGACAGTCTGGGTTATCGGCTGTCATGCCAGAAAATTTCCCTGAACTCAGCGTAGAAATCTTGGATGGCGGCACCGCGGATTCCAGTTGTCTTGAACGGCTGATTGAGGTGTCGTTGCTATTAATGGACAGGCTTTCGGGGTTCTGCATTATCTTTCCGAAACGCTCGGAGAGCTGTTTGGCCGTATCCCCGCTGACCTATCCTGATACAGTATTTTCAACAATGTTGACAATCACGTCAGCCTGCTCGAGGCCGTAGTCTTTAAGTAGCTGGCTGAAGTTCTGAATCTCCAGACAGGTGCTCACTCTGTTGCTTCTTGCCGTTGCAATAAGACGGTCATAAAGTTATTTAGAGTGTCTTGAAATTGACAGGCTCAAGACAAGCGATTCTGGAAATTATGATGTTGTGATCAGTGGTGATGCCATCTCTTCCATAATTTTGGTTGCAGTGCAGGTGCAGCGATTATTACAACAGTGCCGTAGGCGAACCTACAGCCAACGAAGGCCTATTGTGCCATTGGTCGGCGGCAATAAACGGCAGTACGGCAGCACGCGCTCAGGGAGTCTGCCTTTCAGGCTGGCATGTTCCTTCGGACTGCGAGTGGATGTTTTTGGAAAATACCTTGGGTATGACAGTAGCCAATCAAATAGCTACAGGAGAAAGATATTCTGGCTGCGTCAGAACAGATCTAAAAATTGGTGGTTCTTCCGGGGTTTCGGGTTTGAGGTCTGGAAATGGCAATTTTGTGCCGGCTTTCTTCGATCGTGGCAGTGTCGGTATCTTTTGGCCACCGTCGGTTCGTGGCTCTTATACGTTATATCGCTACTTGCCCTAGCCTGTTACTTCTGTTAATCGTTGCGCTTATGTCAAGGCGCTCAGTTTTTCTATTTGCTGTCTTAAAGATTGATTTATTTAGTTGTCATGTAGGATGGTAAGGCCGTCTGAATGAAAGTTGCTTCTTTATATATTATTAGTTCATTATAAAAAGAGAGCATGCCGTTTATCTGCAAATAAGTTTGGCTTGTCGAAACATTTGATCTAGTGAAAATTTTACTAGAATATTCAAGGTAATTTGTAGATGCATATTATAATGCTTAAAATAATAAGAATCTATTTATTAAGTATCGTTTTTTTTTTCTTTTTTGTTTTTCCGGTACTTATATGGCGCTGTTCGAGCTCTTTAGTGTCTATAATATTATTTAATTTTAATCTTTATAAATGCCTAAACTCTTTAGTGTCACAAATAGTATATTGACACGTCAACAGTTGATATGCTAATTCTGATTTTATAATACTTATAAGAGTTAGTTTGTTACGACAATATTTTTAGATTTATCAAATAGAAATTTGGTAAAAGATAAAATAAATAGCTTATTAATTCTGGATTTTGGGATTGAAATTTAATTATTGTGTTAGAGTTTCATGAAACATAATAAAAAATAAATTGTTGGATGTATTTCTGTATAGATTGTTTATTAGTGATTAGTATTACTGATTTTCTAAATTTATAGTAAATTAAATCAATTACCCTGTTATTTAATAATGAATAATAATAAATGTATAAAATATTGAAAATGAAAAATATAAGTTTTTTTTGAAAAAACATCGTTAATGTGCTTAAGGGGGGCATTTTTTTTGATTTCAATTGATAGCATAGTGCTGCACAGAGGAGTCTTTGGCGTACAGACAAGGCCAGCCAGATGTGCAACTCAATCAAGACCGTAAATAATAACAGAAACGCACCTACTTTAGCAGTAACAGCAATTGTAGTTAGTGTTGAAAGCACGCAATATCATTACGGCCAAGGGGTTGGTATACCGAAACAAGCGGAGGTTATAGAGCAGTACCTGCGCTGGTTGGAGGAACAGTAAATAATTATTTCTAAGTGGTGTTGAAACTATTAATACAGGAAGCGTTAATGATTATTATTACCGAGGAATCTATTATGAAAAAGATGGAAGGGCTTATAAAGCAGTCGCTCCGACCGCTGGAACTTTAGTAGATAAGCTGCCAGAAGGAGGTGAAGAAGTTACTAGAGGTGACGCCAAATACGTAAAACGTGGAGAAACGTACTGCCAATCTGTTCAAGTTACGGTAAAGACAAATACGAGGCTGTTGACATTGGGAAAGATAGTTGAAATTATGAAACGGTCTCCGCTTATGTGGGACCTAGAGGTTTATTTGTCTGTAAGTGGAACCTGATTTTCAAGCCCTGGAAGGTGTTTTTAATATTTTTAACAACGATAATTCTCAATCAAATAAGGATAGAATTTTTCAATTAGCTAAAATCGATAGTGTTTAGAATTAGTTATATTAGATTTCAAATTATTAAGATGTTGAAATACAATTAATATTAAAATAAGAAAGATGACTAGTAATGTTCATCTTTCTTATTTTAATATTACTTTGAAAGAAATAAAATGAATAAAAAGGCTACCTAGCATTCCAGAGTTAGTGATAATATCAATTGTCAAAGATGTAAAGATAAAAAGGCTATTAAAATGGGAGGACGAAAAACAACAAACAATAGTGCTATTGCAAAATCTGTTTTTACCGTTTTATAGAAAATTATACATGTCAAACCTATAAAACCAGATTAAATGGAGGGAATGTTTTTTTTGCGCCGCAATTCGGCAGTCGTAGGTTAAGTGACTGTTTTTGGTCATCTTCTAGCTCTTATTGGCAAGTTTTCTTTCGTCGCTTAAATGGTTTTGGGACTGCTGATATTTCTGTTTACCGACTTAGTGTTGGCAAAGCATACAGTTTTACTGTTCGTTGTCTTAAGGATTAATTTTTTTGACTATCTATATTAGCTGCAAACTGTATCGTTTGACCGGCATTATAGTTTGATTACTAAAAAAAGGATGTTTTGTTATTTTAAGAAAGTAATTGTTTTCTGTTGATATTATTGGCTTTTTTAACTCCATTAAAACCTATATAAAATAAAAAAAAGCATAATTATTTTTATGAGCCTGTTTTCTGTTTTTTGCTATTCTCAAAGTAGCGGTATTGGAACCCAAACGCCTGATGCATCTGCTGTTTTTGAAATTAAGTCTACTGTGGGGGGGGTTTTGCCTCCACGACTAACAGAGACACAACGAGATGCCATTGTTGCACCAGCGCCCGGTTTGATAATTTATAATAGTACTGTGAATTGTCTTGAATTTTGGAGCGGTACTGAATGGTTCAATACTTGTGTTGATGGAAAATTGGAACCTTCCACCAATGGTACTGCCAAAGCCAGTACTTATAATTGTGGAGGCAGTAGTACAGGTAATTTAAATGCTGGTATTACGGCTGTTGCAACACAGGATATACTTCTTACCGTGACCAAAAAAGGTTCTTATAATATAAGTACTAATGCTGTAAACGGCATTATTTTTACAGATTCAGGTTTTTTTAATGCTCCTGGTGATTATGTAGTTACATTAACGGCTTATGGCACTCCAGTTAGTGTTGGATCATT
The Flavobacterium humidisoli DNA segment above includes these coding regions:
- a CDS encoding FISUMP domain-containing protein, whose product is MQCRCSDYYNSAVGEPTANEGLLCHWSAAINGSTAARAQGVCLSGWHVPSDCEWMFLENTLGMTVANQIATGERYSGCVRTDLKIGGSSGVSGLRSGNGNFVPAFFDRGSVGIFWPPSVRGSYTLYRYLP
- a CDS encoding DUF6515 family protein is translated as MYYEKDGRAYKAVAPTAGTLVDKLPEGGEEVTRGDAKYVKRGETYCQSVQVTVKTNTRLLTLGKIVEIMKRSPLMWDLEVYLSVSGT